One stretch of Balneola sp. MJW-20 DNA includes these proteins:
- a CDS encoding translocation/assembly module TamB domain-containing protein translates to MLRFLKPVLYGFGVLILLAGLLRISLFSSPVLNFAKNKALTLINDQLNAELSVGNLEGDLWKELTLTNITLENEGVNVAGIDTVVVAYDIYSLLSDIFEISELKITAPQLDLIQSEGKLNASDWVKESEEEETETGGNRFKFRIADVMLHRGSLDFTAPEILPDSGIAIADLHLGGSIALLEEPMITIREFSASVIEGRLPEPIEIAFSGDYQGKKVTMNELVVNSGRSLLQSSGSYGLDDDEIDLDSEARPLSLGDINAYLEETLPAGQIRMELKLGGSLSRLTAGLNLKGPGIEALRLRTVMNVKDTLILNEAGIKTGLLDLNTITNNQLNAEIDSIDIELTGSLPLEWLQSDFKLKSRVEGIRYENYYIDMLDLEGSYKERSVAVELNLVLPGNGSLKLEPVVIDLDKEDPGWDLNYLAENIDLSSVLNIPEFRSMLSFEGNIRGRGFEPGKDAWVYELRSLKKPDKDRPEYFVGPQSFRTLDLRGELDQDTVTASMDLTLDKSTADISLKLGDYLGELPGWNYEIKGKAFDLSEVVSLDSLPTSLNFYSFGNGSGFEVGNVDLIGGLKIDSSEINGASVDLLQCGLSIESGVLQLPNGVIRSEIVDGDFEGRKNLINNIDVQNRLTANFNLKNIQPFAALAGVERLQALGELKAEVSENNDGILELTGDLDLNSVEYGDLFQSESLTGDASVRLTLPYEYDFDLDLISPEISGIPFQDLNFRADGTYEELQTLADFGLTINSEEGSIEQEGNLVIETGIGTEAEVQWSVFDIKSKDRVFKLQDPFRLNYEQGVIRSDSLKLASEDGSYLRSVINRVDTLNQDIWLEGLGFDIGQLQELLTGQRYVDGVLSGEVIYSKEDTDLRAYVRAQIDELMYRGVASEKVELVLDIGKGRLVADGGIWLNGEKKIVGDLDIPFTLSAPEDIEDTFYDAGITGSLFVNSVDMAFMRSLLDSAGYSNTTGVIDLNATLNGTADSPNITGKLDLLTPTISGIPLDSLFMDFDYQHEQEHVISNVVIIARGQRAVDARATVPFSFSLPAFDISTPGETNPLDIIVNTNNFNLAVFNDFLNKKYVRNLRGYLDASLKLEGTIGDLTPSGTVTLKEGDLGVPIAGIRLRNIRSGMTIDNSGLQINEFTMSSNNGGFAASGKVDLDGIEPTTLDLKMRASQFTLANTRDQNLTADLNGSLSGTFKQPIAKGQISIRNGFIFLNNFGEKNLETIVLENEEVSSFSPYDSLAMEMKLLIGDNFYIRNSQYLDMEIEMGGELELQKDHGEDLQVFGPLSAREGYVRPLGKRFDLTEGEFVFSGPVDDPQISVKTRYVPPAPEVNEIRYIITGTAQSPEFNFESEPFMEQQDIICYTFFGKPCNALDSWQQLFSGEGNSSAAMNLFAEVLLDEIEALATQELGIDVVQIDNTRSGSETGTSIKTGWYLNRRTFFAVINEISNVKPQILFLLEYMINQRLDLIITQGDRLREGIDLRWRFDY, encoded by the coding sequence ATGCTTAGATTCTTAAAACCGGTTCTCTACGGTTTCGGTGTATTGATCCTGTTAGCGGGACTGCTGCGCATCTCACTATTTAGCAGTCCGGTACTGAATTTTGCTAAGAATAAGGCCCTAACCCTGATCAACGATCAACTCAATGCAGAGCTCTCGGTCGGGAATCTTGAGGGAGATCTGTGGAAGGAGCTTACCCTCACTAATATCACGCTCGAAAATGAGGGAGTGAACGTAGCAGGAATAGATACAGTGGTAGTGGCTTATGACATTTACAGTCTGCTATCGGATATTTTTGAAATTTCTGAGCTGAAGATCACTGCGCCTCAGTTAGACTTAATACAATCGGAGGGTAAACTGAATGCATCTGATTGGGTCAAAGAATCAGAGGAGGAAGAGACGGAGACCGGAGGAAACCGGTTCAAGTTCCGGATAGCTGACGTGATGCTGCATAGGGGATCTCTGGATTTTACAGCACCGGAAATTTTACCGGATTCAGGGATCGCAATTGCCGACCTGCATTTAGGGGGATCCATAGCATTACTTGAGGAACCGATGATCACGATTCGGGAATTTAGTGCCTCGGTCATTGAAGGAAGACTTCCGGAGCCGATCGAGATCGCATTCTCCGGAGACTATCAGGGTAAGAAAGTTACGATGAATGAGTTGGTTGTTAATAGCGGCAGGTCATTATTGCAGAGCAGCGGTAGTTATGGCCTGGATGACGATGAGATCGACCTGGACTCTGAGGCCCGTCCGCTGAGTTTGGGTGATATTAATGCCTACCTGGAGGAGACTTTACCTGCGGGGCAAATCAGAATGGAGCTGAAGCTAGGAGGCAGTCTGAGCAGATTAACAGCCGGCCTGAACCTTAAGGGTCCCGGAATTGAGGCATTAAGACTGCGTACTGTGATGAATGTGAAAGATACACTGATCCTGAATGAAGCCGGTATTAAAACAGGGTTGTTAGATCTGAATACCATTACCAATAATCAATTAAATGCAGAAATTGACAGTATCGATATTGAGTTGACAGGCAGCCTGCCGCTTGAGTGGCTTCAGTCTGACTTCAAACTAAAGAGTCGGGTAGAAGGGATCAGGTATGAGAACTATTACATAGATATGCTGGATCTTGAGGGCTCCTACAAAGAGAGAAGTGTGGCAGTTGAGCTGAACCTGGTGCTTCCGGGGAACGGGAGCCTGAAGCTGGAGCCTGTGGTGATTGATCTGGATAAAGAAGATCCCGGCTGGGACCTGAATTATCTGGCTGAGAACATTGATCTGAGTTCCGTATTAAATATTCCGGAATTCAGAAGTATGCTTTCCTTTGAGGGTAATATTCGCGGAAGGGGATTTGAGCCCGGTAAAGATGCATGGGTATATGAATTGAGATCCCTGAAGAAACCTGATAAAGACCGGCCCGAATATTTCGTTGGACCTCAAAGCTTCCGGACACTGGACCTGAGGGGGGAACTGGATCAGGATACCGTAACGGCATCTATGGACTTGACACTCGATAAAAGTACGGCAGACATAAGCCTTAAATTAGGCGATTATCTGGGGGAACTTCCGGGCTGGAATTATGAAATAAAGGGCAAAGCTTTTGATCTTAGTGAAGTCGTTTCACTGGACAGTCTTCCTACATCACTTAATTTTTATTCCTTCGGTAATGGTTCAGGATTTGAGGTCGGAAATGTGGACCTGATCGGAGGTCTTAAAATAGATTCATCAGAAATAAACGGAGCCAGTGTTGATCTGCTGCAGTGCGGACTTTCAATAGAAAGTGGGGTTCTTCAGTTACCGAACGGGGTTATTCGCAGCGAGATCGTTGATGGTGACTTTGAGGGCAGGAAGAACCTGATCAATAATATCGATGTGCAGAATCGGCTGACTGCAAATTTCAATTTGAAAAACATTCAGCCTTTTGCTGCATTAGCAGGGGTAGAAAGACTGCAGGCCCTGGGAGAATTAAAAGCAGAGGTTAGCGAAAATAATGACGGGATTTTGGAATTGACTGGAGACCTGGATCTGAATTCGGTGGAATATGGAGACCTTTTTCAGTCGGAAAGCCTGACAGGGGATGCATCCGTGAGATTAACCCTGCCCTATGAGTATGATTTTGATCTGGACCTGATCTCTCCGGAAATTTCCGGAATACCATTTCAGGATCTGAACTTCAGAGCAGATGGTACTTATGAAGAATTGCAGACTCTTGCTGATTTTGGTCTGACCATAAACAGTGAAGAAGGATCTATAGAGCAGGAAGGCAATCTGGTCATTGAAACAGGGATCGGGACGGAAGCAGAAGTTCAATGGTCAGTGTTCGATATTAAAAGCAAGGACCGGGTTTTCAAGCTGCAGGATCCATTCAGGCTTAATTATGAACAGGGTGTAATTCGATCCGATTCCCTGAAGCTGGCATCCGAAGACGGCAGTTACCTGCGATCAGTCATAAACAGGGTCGACACCCTGAATCAGGATATATGGCTGGAAGGGCTGGGATTTGATATCGGACAGCTTCAGGAGCTGCTTACCGGGCAAAGATATGTAGACGGTGTTCTGTCGGGTGAAGTGATATACAGTAAAGAGGATACAGACCTGAGGGCGTATGTGAGAGCTCAGATCGACGAACTCATGTATCGGGGAGTAGCATCAGAAAAGGTAGAGTTAGTCCTGGATATTGGAAAGGGCAGACTGGTTGCTGATGGTGGGATCTGGCTGAATGGAGAGAAGAAGATCGTAGGTGATCTAGATATTCCCTTTACCTTGTCAGCTCCAGAGGATATTGAAGACACCTTTTATGACGCAGGGATTACCGGATCCTTATTTGTAAACTCAGTGGATATGGCTTTTATGCGTTCTCTGCTTGATTCTGCCGGATATTCAAATACTACCGGTGTGATCGACCTTAATGCCACATTAAATGGAACAGCTGATTCGCCGAATATTACCGGAAAGCTGGATCTCCTGACACCAACGATCTCCGGGATTCCTTTAGATTCGTTATTTATGGATTTTGACTATCAGCATGAGCAGGAGCATGTGATAAGTAATGTAGTGATTATTGCTCGAGGGCAACGGGCTGTGGATGCGCGGGCAACGGTTCCCTTCAGTTTCAGCCTGCCGGCTTTTGATATATCCACGCCGGGTGAAACAAATCCGCTGGATATCATTGTGAATACTAATAATTTCAATCTTGCTGTATTCAATGACTTTCTGAATAAAAAATATGTCAGAAACCTGAGGGGGTACCTGGATGCATCCCTGAAACTGGAAGGCACCATTGGAGACCTCACTCCATCAGGAACCGTAACACTGAAAGAGGGAGACCTTGGTGTGCCGATTGCGGGAATCAGGCTCAGGAATATCCGGTCCGGAATGACCATAGATAATTCGGGTTTACAGATCAACGAGTTTACTATGAGCAGCAACAACGGAGGATTTGCAGCCTCCGGCAAGGTTGATCTTGACGGGATTGAACCAACTACACTGGACCTGAAAATGCGTGCCAGCCAGTTCACTCTGGCTAATACCAGAGATCAGAATCTTACGGCCGACCTGAATGGGTCTCTTAGCGGAACTTTCAAACAACCCATTGCTAAGGGTCAGATATCCATACGTAACGGGTTTATATTTTTGAATAATTTTGGTGAAAAGAACCTGGAGACAATCGTGCTCGAGAATGAAGAAGTATCGAGCTTTAGTCCATATGATTCACTGGCCATGGAGATGAAACTCCTGATCGGGGATAACTTCTATATCAGAAATTCTCAGTACCTGGATATGGAGATCGAGATGGGCGGAGAACTGGAACTGCAAAAAGATCACGGGGAAGACCTCCAGGTATTCGGCCCGCTTTCAGCAAGAGAAGGATATGTCAGGCCCCTGGGGAAAAGGTTTGATCTGACGGAAGGAGAATTTGTATTCAGCGGTCCCGTAGATGACCCACAGATCAGTGTGAAAACACGCTATGTGCCCCCAGCCCCCGAGGTTAATGAGATCCGGTATATCATCACCGGGACTGCACAGAGCCCGGAATTTAATTTCGAGAGCGAGCCTTTTATGGAGCAGCAGGATATCATATGCTACACGTTCTTCGGGAAACCTTGTAACGCACTCGATTCCTGGCAGCAACTATTCAGCGGAGAAGGAAATAGTTCTGCCGCTATGAATCTGTTTGCAGAGGTACTGCTGGATGAGATCGAAGCTCTCGCTACACAGGAGCTTGGAATTGATGTTGTTCAGATTGATAACACCCGATCAGGATCAGAAACCGGCACTTCTATCAAGACCGGCTGGTACCTGAATCGCAGAACCTTCTTTGCAGTGATCAATGAGATCAGCAACGTTAAACCACAGATCCTCTTTTTGCTGGAGTATATGATCAATCAAAGACTCGATCTGATCATTACGCAAGGCGACCGGTTGAGGGAAGGCATAGATCTGCGCTGGCGGTTCGATTACTAG
- a CDS encoding outer membrane protein assembly factor: MINPQINKKSGHSIAKRLKIAAFLFLFLSVPGVLHAQNEKDPRVWDIEIYGNDAFRDLILKNNIAVDKPSVLQKLFFFTQKGFYLDELELRRDEIRIQRFYQRRGYNEVEVRYRIEEKHNRDWKKTVIFDITENKPILIDTVQFFLRAAESDSLLISDNLEFRRHIRRLNYRKGRVYEPVRQSEVISQMVGGMHELGYPWAYSEVQASVDTTGKRAALNIINTPGARATFDSVLITGERTLPAKYIRRETGIKKGQYYDDKAIRSAQREVFNHHLLQFAIVSLPEQPEDSTVDVQVRIKEAPLRSLQFKIGAGNFQSLEGFGDWYKVFRGQLTWIHRNVALKGHRFSASLRASGFEQRAGLDYLFPYVFNTKSSFIISPFFQHRIERGPGYEVIRGGITNSFVYQYNSQLTGTASYQYTLNDQINSVNQEVLPDSVINYDISSFTFNAYYGAGVREGRQGWVFQPFLEVAGLFGEGSFSFQKASLDIRKYTPVLDGLVLANRISGGGIYYSAQDSLPQDILLYNGGTNDVRGWNRFELGPQRPRFDDNGNFQNYVAQGGRVSFTVNTELRLRIDSFFKGFGIAAFLDGGQVWRTWENVSMSDLQFGLGGGLRYQSPVGPIRIDIARKLNPSKQDLNIYQGVDYGSPWDRWGIHFSIGQAF; encoded by the coding sequence ATTATCAACCCGCAAATAAATAAAAAATCTGGTCATAGTATAGCAAAGAGACTCAAAATAGCGGCTTTTCTGTTCCTGTTTCTCTCAGTACCGGGGGTTCTGCATGCTCAGAATGAAAAAGATCCACGTGTATGGGACATTGAGATCTATGGAAATGATGCATTTCGCGATCTGATCCTGAAGAATAATATCGCAGTGGATAAACCTTCGGTACTGCAAAAGTTATTCTTTTTCACTCAGAAAGGTTTCTACCTTGATGAGTTAGAACTGCGCAGAGATGAGATCCGGATCCAGCGGTTTTATCAGAGAAGGGGATATAATGAGGTTGAGGTCCGCTATCGAATCGAGGAAAAACATAACAGAGACTGGAAAAAAACAGTCATATTCGATATTACGGAGAATAAACCGATCCTGATCGATACGGTTCAGTTTTTTCTTAGAGCTGCCGAATCAGACAGCCTGCTGATCAGTGATAATCTTGAATTCCGGAGACACATACGTCGCCTTAATTACAGGAAAGGAAGGGTGTATGAGCCCGTCCGTCAGTCAGAAGTAATATCCCAGATGGTTGGAGGTATGCATGAGCTCGGCTATCCGTGGGCATACAGTGAAGTTCAGGCCAGTGTAGACACTACCGGAAAGAGAGCGGCGCTTAATATTATCAATACTCCCGGAGCACGGGCGACCTTTGATTCAGTACTGATCACCGGTGAGAGAACCCTGCCGGCTAAATACATCCGAAGAGAGACCGGTATCAAGAAAGGACAGTATTATGATGACAAGGCAATCAGGTCAGCTCAGAGAGAAGTTTTCAATCATCATCTGTTGCAGTTTGCCATCGTCTCACTGCCTGAGCAACCCGAAGACTCTACAGTGGATGTACAGGTGCGGATCAAAGAAGCTCCGCTCAGATCTCTTCAGTTCAAGATAGGGGCCGGAAATTTTCAGTCACTGGAGGGTTTTGGGGACTGGTATAAGGTCTTTCGGGGTCAGCTCACATGGATTCACCGTAATGTGGCATTAAAAGGGCATCGGTTTAGTGCATCGCTCAGGGCTTCCGGCTTTGAGCAGCGGGCTGGATTGGATTACCTGTTCCCTTATGTTTTTAATACAAAGAGTTCCTTTATTATATCTCCGTTCTTTCAGCACCGTATTGAAAGAGGTCCGGGATATGAAGTCATCAGGGGAGGTATCACAAACAGTTTTGTCTATCAATATAACAGCCAGCTCACCGGTACGGCATCTTACCAGTATACTCTAAACGATCAGATCAATAGTGTGAATCAGGAGGTTCTGCCTGATAGTGTTATTAATTACGATATCTCTTCATTCACATTTAATGCATATTACGGAGCCGGAGTCCGTGAAGGCAGACAAGGATGGGTCTTTCAGCCTTTCCTGGAAGTTGCCGGTTTGTTTGGTGAAGGATCATTTAGTTTCCAGAAAGCCAGTCTTGATATCAGAAAATATACTCCGGTACTTGACGGTCTGGTACTGGCTAACCGGATCAGTGGCGGTGGGATCTACTATTCCGCTCAGGATTCACTTCCCCAGGATATTCTCCTTTATAACGGAGGAACCAATGATGTGAGGGGTTGGAACAGGTTTGAACTGGGACCGCAAAGGCCCAGATTTGATGATAATGGGAATTTTCAGAATTATGTGGCACAGGGCGGAAGGGTCAGCTTTACTGTCAATACGGAGTTACGCCTTAGGATCGATTCCTTTTTTAAAGGATTCGGGATCGCAGCTTTTTTAGACGGCGGACAGGTATGGAGAACCTGGGAAAATGTCTCGATGTCTGATCTTCAGTTCGGTCTGGGGGGCGGGCTCAGATATCAGTCCCCGGTTGGGCCGATCCGGATCGATATTGCAAGGAAACTCAATCCAAGTAAACAGGATCTGAATATTTATCAGGGAGTAGACTATGGATCTCCCTGGGATCGGTGGGGTATTCATTTTAGTATAGGGCAGGCATTTTGA
- a CDS encoding M14 family metallopeptidase yields the protein MDSDSTYRLIIEPENEPINNSPWYAFKIWSDRPAMIPLTISYPDGRHRYQPKSILEKGENGLPYAFLPVLEDSSSGDALIYIPVGRNKRIVSAQPLQTSEMIRNELIKRNILGPSFTKIDTIGYSKQGRPLIELTITENSGSEKKPVLVILSRQHPPEVTGYLGALSALKALTADEPMARQFRETFVIKAYPMVNPDGVDNGHWRHNAGGVDLNRDWQYFNQPETAAIRNAITSFMDEGDYRMIYAIDYHSTDENIFYPILSDIKTTPDNITQQWIPLITEEYPDIVFNIEEFDTNSPISKNWFYHTYGVDALTYEIDDRMPTAVLDEVSYRAMHHLMDLLLKNWVEISSE from the coding sequence ATGGATTCGGACTCAACCTACCGGCTTATCATAGAACCCGAAAATGAACCCATAAATAACAGTCCCTGGTATGCCTTTAAGATCTGGAGTGACCGCCCTGCAATGATCCCCCTTACCATCAGCTACCCGGACGGAAGGCATCGTTATCAGCCTAAAAGTATTCTGGAAAAGGGTGAAAATGGATTGCCCTATGCTTTTTTGCCGGTTTTGGAAGACTCATCATCCGGAGATGCACTGATCTATATCCCTGTAGGCAGAAATAAAAGGATCGTGTCTGCACAGCCACTGCAGACTTCAGAAATGATCCGGAATGAGCTGATAAAAAGAAACATTCTGGGTCCGTCTTTTACTAAAATCGACACGATCGGTTATTCAAAACAAGGAAGACCGCTGATAGAATTGACGATCACTGAAAACAGCGGAAGTGAGAAAAAACCTGTACTCGTGATCCTGAGCCGTCAGCATCCTCCTGAAGTTACCGGCTATCTAGGAGCACTGAGTGCTTTAAAAGCTCTTACGGCAGATGAGCCGATGGCCAGGCAATTCCGGGAAACCTTTGTGATCAAAGCCTACCCTATGGTGAATCCCGACGGAGTTGACAATGGTCACTGGAGGCATAATGCAGGAGGAGTGGATCTGAACCGGGACTGGCAATATTTTAATCAGCCGGAAACCGCTGCTATCCGCAATGCTATTACCTCTTTTATGGATGAGGGAGACTACCGGATGATCTATGCGATCGATTACCATTCAACCGATGAAAATATCTTTTACCCTATCCTTTCCGACATTAAGACCACCCCCGATAATATTACTCAGCAATGGATCCCGCTCATTACGGAAGAGTATCCTGACATCGTATTTAATATTGAAGAATTTGACACTAATTCTCCGATTTCCAAGAACTGGTTTTACCACACTTATGGAGTAGATGCCCTTACTTATGAAATAGACGATCGGATGCCTACGGCAGTGCTTGATGAGGTCTCTTACAGAGCTATGCATCATCTTATGGACCTTTTATTAAAAAATTGGGTAGAAATTTCATCAGAATAA
- a CDS encoding cation diffusion facilitator family transporter: protein MSHHGHHHGHHHHHDHSNSSAVKLWFSIFFNLVITIAEIVGGILSNSLALLSDAVHNLNDTASLGIALFAQKVSKKKANEDKTFGYKRAEIIGAFINLITLVIVALFLIKEGVERFFDPQTIDGYTMFWVAIIGLAGNVITAFLLFKDAKDSLNIRSAFIHIVSDALSSVGVIIGGWLILKYNWYIVDTILTVFIGGYILWHSYHLLRETINILMESTPDHINLEELRLEIEQIENVCGAHHVHVWRLDENSTLLESHVVIEEDDLGKMEEIKTAVKKMLHDKFHIDHSTLEFEFEPCGDHQHKEHIHI, encoded by the coding sequence ATGTCACACCACGGACATCATCACGGGCACCATCACCACCATGATCACAGCAATAGCTCAGCTGTAAAGCTGTGGTTCTCTATCTTTTTTAATCTTGTTATTACTATAGCTGAGATCGTCGGAGGCATACTCTCCAATTCTCTTGCACTGCTTTCGGATGCTGTTCATAATCTGAATGATACCGCTTCACTCGGTATTGCCTTATTTGCTCAGAAGGTCTCTAAAAAGAAAGCGAATGAGGATAAGACCTTCGGCTATAAAAGAGCCGAGATCATTGGTGCCTTTATAAACCTGATTACACTGGTCATTGTAGCCCTTTTTCTGATAAAGGAGGGCGTGGAGCGTTTCTTTGATCCCCAGACCATTGACGGCTATACCATGTTTTGGGTCGCCATTATTGGTCTGGCAGGAAATGTGATCACTGCCTTTTTACTCTTTAAGGATGCAAAAGACAGCCTTAACATACGAAGTGCTTTTATACACATCGTTTCGGATGCACTTTCTTCGGTTGGAGTGATCATAGGCGGCTGGCTGATCCTCAAATATAACTGGTACATTGTAGACACCATCCTGACCGTATTTATCGGCGGTTATATCTTGTGGCATTCCTACCACTTACTCAGAGAGACCATTAATATTCTGATGGAATCCACTCCTGATCATATCAACCTGGAGGAACTCAGACTTGAGATAGAACAGATTGAAAACGTATGCGGAGCCCATCATGTGCATGTCTGGCGACTTGATGAAAACAGCACCCTGCTGGAAAGCCATGTGGTGATCGAAGAAGACGATCTGGGTAAAATGGAGGAGATCAAAACCGCTGTTAAAAAGATGCTACATGATAAATTTCACATTGACCATTCCACGCTGGAATTTGAGTTTGAGCCCTGCGGTGACCATCAGCACAAAGAGCATATTCATATATGA
- a CDS encoding SCO family protein has translation MKHLLYLTLITLLFLSCGPNVEVIDDFSDTSFTLMDADSNRVIFPNDFEGKYVVIGFIYTNCPDICPLITQNLVTIQKELNYPDDVEFVAASFDPERDTPSVLKKYAKPFGVDKNFTFLTGAPSNVETFLDSARVRTQVSMTTTTDDGRELYFLNHSDKIMVLDRKGRVVLEYGGSMTKSKFIIEDLNKIR, from the coding sequence ATGAAACACCTACTGTATCTAACATTAATTACTTTACTATTCCTCTCCTGCGGCCCAAATGTGGAGGTTATCGACGACTTCAGTGATACTTCATTTACTCTGATGGATGCGGACAGCAACCGCGTGATCTTTCCAAATGACTTTGAGGGAAAATACGTGGTGATTGGCTTTATTTATACCAACTGCCCCGATATTTGTCCCCTCATCACCCAGAACCTGGTCACTATACAAAAGGAACTGAATTACCCTGATGATGTGGAGTTCGTTGCAGCATCCTTCGACCCGGAAAGAGACACACCTTCAGTACTGAAGAAATATGCAAAACCCTTTGGGGTTGATAAGAACTTCACTTTTCTGACCGGGGCCCCTTCTAACGTTGAAACCTTCCTGGACAGTGCGAGAGTACGTACGCAGGTCTCTATGACCACTACCACTGATGACGGTAGGGAACTGTATTTTCTGAACCATTCGGATAAGATCATGGTACTCGATCGGAAAGGCCGGGTAGTACTTGAATATGGTGGCAGCATGACCAAATCAAAATTCATTATTGAAGACCTGAATAAAATTCGATGA
- a CDS encoding copper chaperone PCu(A)C, giving the protein MKYLCLTALSILSILIVAGCGTKTKETETAPATIDGVRPATQGMMSTAYFKLVIEHADTDTLISAESEIAGDVQIHESYMTEDGMAGMREVGLVAVSRGDSLIFERGGMHLMLLDLKQDLDPGDTVRVELLFSSGKKYSSILTVFDN; this is encoded by the coding sequence ATGAAGTACCTGTGTTTAACAGCCCTTTCGATACTATCCATACTGATTGTGGCAGGATGCGGCACCAAAACAAAGGAAACAGAAACGGCACCAGCCACTATTGATGGAGTACGCCCGGCAACTCAGGGCATGATGAGTACAGCCTATTTTAAATTAGTGATCGAACATGCTGATACCGACACCCTCATCTCAGCTGAATCTGAGATAGCAGGTGATGTTCAGATCCATGAATCTTATATGACTGAAGATGGAATGGCCGGAATGAGAGAGGTGGGTCTGGTCGCTGTAAGCCGGGGTGACTCTCTGATCTTCGAGAGAGGGGGGATGCATCTTATGCTGCTGGATCTTAAACAGGATCTTGATCCGGGAGATACGGTAAGGGTAGAGTTGTTGTTCAGCAGTGGAAAAAAGTATAGTTCTATATTAACCGTTTTTGATAATTAA
- a CDS encoding class I SAM-dependent methyltransferase → MVRQQQTAENYSRQADRYENRWEKYLDHTHNEILSVFRSEAGDRILDISAGTGLLAEHIIEQGYNFGELILNDISEGMLNVAYNRLKKGHKINLNLHEATDLQLPRNSVDAVISMNAFHHYAEQNEVIREVFRVLRPGGRFYLLDWNRKGLFRIVNRIIESWTVDLIDSRSQEEVTSMLRQKRFEICDQKDWYWRYWRFFLIVAEKP, encoded by the coding sequence TTGGTAAGGCAGCAACAGACCGCAGAGAATTATTCCAGACAGGCAGACCGATACGAAAACAGATGGGAGAAGTATCTGGATCATACCCATAATGAGATCCTTTCGGTTTTCAGATCCGAAGCCGGTGACCGTATCCTGGACATCAGCGCCGGTACCGGATTACTGGCGGAGCACATTATTGAACAAGGATACAATTTCGGGGAACTGATATTAAATGACATCTCTGAAGGTATGCTCAATGTGGCCTACAACCGCTTAAAAAAGGGCCACAAAATAAACCTGAACCTACATGAGGCAACTGACCTGCAGCTCCCCAGAAATTCCGTCGATGCTGTGATCAGTATGAACGCCTTTCATCACTATGCAGAACAAAACGAAGTGATCCGTGAAGTGTTCCGGGTGCTCAGACCCGGTGGCCGCTTTTATTTGCTGGACTGGAATCGTAAGGGATTATTCAGGATCGTAAACCGTATCATTGAAAGCTGGACGGTTGATCTGATAGACAGCAGAAGTCAGGAAGAAGTCACCTCAATGTTAAGGCAGAAAAGATTTGAGATCTGTGATCAGAAAGACTGGTACTGGCGATACTGGCGTTTTTTCCTGATCGTGGCGGAAAAACCTTGA
- a CDS encoding DUF411 domain-containing protein, with product MSNNKILIAGVILTLGFAAFLFWPNISNELNLSDKKKIVMYKNAGCECCTKWAAYMMATGDYIVEERPVEVLAQVKQDYGISRQNSSCHTAIVDGYVVEGHVPAEDVNRLLTERPDAIGIAVPGMPIGSPGMEVPGRPAANYDVLLVGKDGESSVYNSH from the coding sequence ATGAGTAATAATAAGATCCTGATCGCCGGCGTAATTCTGACCCTCGGATTTGCGGCTTTTCTTTTCTGGCCAAATATTAGCAATGAGCTGAATCTCTCTGACAAGAAGAAGATCGTTATGTACAAAAATGCGGGCTGTGAGTGCTGCACCAAGTGGGCAGCCTATATGATGGCAACCGGAGATTATATTGTGGAAGAAAGACCGGTCGAAGTCCTGGCTCAGGTAAAACAAGATTACGGTATCAGCCGACAGAACTCTTCCTGTCACACAGCGATCGTGGATGGTTACGTGGTGGAAGGGCATGTTCCGGCAGAAGATGTAAACAGATTGCTTACTGAGCGACCGGATGCGATCGGAATAGCAGTTCCGGGAATGCCTATAGGTTCTCCGGGAATGGAAGTACCGGGACGCCCGGCAGCGAATTATGATGTGCTGCTGGTCGGAAAAGACGGTGAATCCTCCGTTTATAACTCACACTAA